From the genome of Mastacembelus armatus chromosome 5, fMasArm1.2, whole genome shotgun sequence:
CTACCCcttttgaaaatgtcagtgctAGAATGCAGGGCAGTAGATCAAAGCCTATAAAGGAGTGTGGTAAAGAGCAAAGTAGAGCAATAATCTCACACTCTAGCAGAAGATTAtgatttttcaaatgtgtggAATTGATGAATGTAACTGTTTGGAGCATAATTTCATATTACCTGCTTTATTTGCCTCTACAAGTCTCTTCACATCTGGGTTCATCACCTCAGCCATTGGTCCCAAACATggtccctccctccctttttgTAGCAGGTAGGTGTCTCAGTGACCCCCATATTAATGAGGACTGATGAAGCAAATATAGCTCATATTGAGCTGATCATATGAGCTGTTAAGcacaactgtattttttaccCTTAATTTTGTGGGTAACAGTTTTTTTCCAAGTTTTTGATTCATACTGAATATGATGCATCACTTCTCGTGGGAAACtggctttaaaataaaaagtgatataACAGTTTTTTGGATGCCTCGATTGATTATGTGAGCAGTGTTGGCTTGCTGTAGGATATCCTGACCAGTTCAGCTTAAACAAGCATGTACAGCTGATTAATTACACACTATGGAGCCATGACACTTGAGCCCCATATGGTGAACAGCCAGAAAAAAAGCCTCTGCTGACCTCTGTCCACTGCACTGTGACAGACCAGGCCACCTGGAGATACTGCAGTGAAGTTCAGGAAAGCCGCAGAAGAAGATGGAAGTTGAAGACCAGGGCCAAGAGCAGAGATTCAGAAGCGGGAGACTTTAaagtttttcacacacatttttcatctgATGAGATTTAATATATGTTTATtggaacatttttttaaaaaaatgaaatgtggacattttctgtttcaccCATCTTTTCATTAATGGCTATGCTGTAAGGATACTCATTTATAGGATAGTCTACTTGTTTTGTACATTCAGTTTAGGTGATCAACATTAGTGATTGTGAGAGTAATGAAAAATATGGATCATTGACTTGCTTTTCAGTAGCCTCGATTTTGCAGCTGTCTTGCTTAGTGTAACAATTAGAAAATGGTAGTTTTTGATTGCTTTGAGTTTTAATACTCCTGCTCTATTCATagtgttttatacattttagtCAGTGCATAGTCGTGTGTTGAAATCAGGTTAATATTTAAACTCTGGCAGCATTAAGATATATCTTGGTCATAAGTAAAGCAATATCTGCAGAAGAGTTTGAAGAAAGGTTTGACCTGTAGTAAGTACACTGACGGTGGTTTTGGTGTAAACTTGGTTTTTAATACTCATTTTATATGAATGTTGATGGCTTTGGTTATATGTGTTGTTCATCtttcctgcatttttttttttttttttccaaatcacAGCCATTATCAAGCCATCTGGGGTCTAGTTGCTTTAAGGTTAGAGGTCATAACTATCAGCTGGTGATACTGTTTAAGGTGGATTTGTGGTATGAACACATTTATGGATTTAAAGTTTTAGTAGGAGTAGATCATTTTAACAATTTCATATTACACTGAGTTTGAGTGTGTGAGTTTTACTCAGGTTCTGTGTAAGCGGTGTTATGGACAGTGTTGTCTTAATAGACAGTGGCACAGGTGAGATTAACAGTTTAGCCCAAGATGTTGCTTATCTTATGTTGCAAGTGTGTGAACCTGGTATATATAGTCCTTTATATTTAGTAATTGTCGATTGTATGTTTTTGTCCCTGAATAGATATTTGACTACTGAGGGTCGAGGTGTCGTCACTTACTTTCCTTAAGGGTCAAGGTCACCAGTTGATGTCTGGAAGGAATTCCTTTAAAATACACCTGCATTACCGAAACAATGTATTGACTAATCACTGGTACAAATAAAGAGGGACGATTTATCTGCCCATTTgttagatttgtgttttttgaagtgtgtgcacacaattatctaaatgttatttcaggGTTAGTTATTAGAGAGCTTCATTATTTAATCCTTGTTTTACTTTGTGTGATTTGAATTCTTTCAACAGTGGACTGGGTTACTGTCATGACAAAATAACATGGCTCTTTTTCAGTTATAGATTTGTGTTCTCTGAATTATACATGCAAATGGATGATGTGTACAGTATTAGTAAACTTCTGTTCCACTACATATCACACTTACTTTAAATAAGggcatattttaaaacatttcaaactttttaaaactgaacatttctttttcttgacTTTCAGCTCCCCccaaagaagagaagaagagtgagaaggaacagaaagagaaggaacCGGCTCCAGCTCCCGAGAAACCTTCCCCAGTGTCAGCAACACCAATCAAAGGAAACAAGAAGTCCTCGACCACTAAAGCAGCCAAGTCTTCCCCAAAAGGCAAGAAGTCTTCTCTTCATACCAATAGCTCAAAGGTGTCCAAGAAACCTGTGGTACCTCCAACTAAAACTGCAACAAAGTCCAAGAAACCAGGTCCACCACCTGCCCTGTCTCCCTTCCCTCCTGGTCCAATCCATGTGACGGGAGCACTGAGAGTCACCAAGTCAAACTTCACCATTCCTAAGAAGCAGCCACAGCAAAAGGACTCCCCATCCCACAGCCAGTCCTCCTCGTCCCCCAGAGTCCCATCTACTCCAGTTTCTTCATCGCCCTCCAGCCACTCCTCATCCTCCAGATCCTCACATCCATCAGCTTCAGCGCCACCTATGCCGCCTCCACCCAATAACCAAATGAGACAGAACATCCGCCGCTCACTCACAGACATCCTCTATAAGCGGTGAGTGTCCCATACAGCCCAGTTCAGAATACCTTTATTATTTCTAACATAAAAAGCTTCTTTGCCTAAACAAACTATATTTTGTGTTCTTTACCACCAGGGTCAGTGATAGTGATGATCTGAAAATGAGTGAGAGTGAGGTGGGAAGGCTGGCAGTTGCAATTGAGAAGGAAATGTTCAACCTCTGCCTTAGCACTGACAGCAAGTACAAGAACAAATACAGGTCACTGATGTTCAACCTCAAGGATCCTAAAAACAAAGTGAGTCAACATATTGATGCTTGCCTATATGTTTACATTGAAATACaaattgactttttttgttGCTCAGAGTTTAGTGTATTTGAAAGTGTTGCCTGCAGTCTAAAAGagtttgcttgtgtgtttgtctcaggGACTGTTCTACAGGGTGATAGGTGGTGAGGTTAGTCCCTTTAGACTGGTGAGACTAAGCGCTGAGGAGTTGCTTTCTAAAGAGATATCTGAGTGGAGGAAGCCTGAATCTTCTGAGGTAAATGTTACTGACATATATCAATTTTGTGTCAATAACAGGTAGAGGTTTAAAGGGCTCTGTACTTGGCATCCACgatacaatagttttactattCTCTGCATAAAATTGCAACACATTGGCTGTCTACTGCAGGCCCAGTCTTCTGTTACAAGAACCCATTCAGGACCATCCAGATTAGGCAACAGACATGACTCTGGCTCTCAAAGCATGGATATGGAGGATGCTCCGCCAACATCTGATGCAGATGTATGTATCTCTGCCACCACTTCTTCTACTCGCATGGCTTCTGCTGCAGTAAGTTGTAGCATGCTCTTCTACACAATCTTTCATGCTTTTTTCACCTTTGCATGAGGTGCTTTGTGTACAAATTGTAAATGAATTAGCCAAGATATTACAAGATATCAGTTATCTTGCCAACTTCCCTGTTCAATacaatttcttctttttgattCTTTGTCTTACTTAATCACTGCTTGGCACTACACCTACTTGGATCAAAATAATCAGGTGTTCTAGGTGTTATGTGAGAGATTATCATCTGTTCTACTTTATTTAAGACTTGACTTGAGACCCATTTTTATGTCCTCAGGAACAAGATGAGTCTGGCTCCACTCCTTCAGTtcagtcctctgctgctgaGGGGAACAGTGGCAGCAACATGCCAGACATATTCAGTAGCATGCTCAAAGACACCACTTCAGAACACAGGACTCACCTATTTGACCTTAACTGTAAAATATGCACAGGTAATTGAGAGGCTGACATGAAGTTACAGGGTAAATAATCCATTTAGTgaattaatcacatttttttttaattttgcccTCTAGGTCAGAAAACAGAAGATGAGCCAGCAGCTAAGAAAGCCAAATTGACCAAGAAGCCTGACAGTAAGCCACCCAGACAAGAGCTACATGCATCAAGATCAGGGGATACTTCTCCCATTGGCCAGCCACAGGTACCCATGGCCTACCCGCACCAAGACCCCTTAGTTTATCAAAACCCCACCACTCCATTGTATCAGTCCAACATGGAGCTAGCTGTTTCTGAATCACAGCCGCAGCTTTACCAAGAGGACGTCAGCATGCTGGCACCTCCAGCCCAGGCCCCCGCACCGGTTGCCCCCACTGTTTCCTCTGTGAGCATCACTCGAAGAGACCCACGCATGGCCAGGCACAGTTCCGGTGTGAATGTCACCTATACTGGTCCAGAAAAGCCCACCAACAGCGCAGCGGAACCACTCTCAACTCCTGCTAGTGCTCCAGTGGAGGTTGGAGCTAAGGTGCCACTCCCAATGCCCCCAGCTCCACCAGCTACTGTGGCTGTCTCCAAGTCAGCTAAAGCAAGGTGCTTAATATTTGTGTAttggaaatatgttttatatgctATATTCCACTTAAAACATGATGTTGCAGGCGTTGCTAGAGTAGAGTATGATGAGGCAATATCATTGATATATTTAAGAAAAACCTTGTATATGATACAACTGTGTAGAGGCTTGAGACATTTCTCTAATAGGAAgatggttttggttttacagtacATCAGAGCCAGTTCTTGAGGGTGAGACTGCAATCTTCCTTCATGGTCAAGAGAAGATTTGGAAAGGATTTATCAATATGCAAACAGTGGCTAAGTTTGTGACCAAGGCCTACCTGGTCTCAGGATCCTTTGAGCACCTGAAAGAGGTTAGTAATTATGAATTATAGAAGAAATATTTCTAATTcataaatgaatgcaaacaTTTTGGGTGTGCATAATAGCAAAAATATTCAAAGTTGTGTCAATGTTGTGCAGGATTTGCCCGACACCATTCATATTGGAGGACGGATATCTCCAAGCACAGTGTGGGATTATGTCGGGAAGCTCAAAACTTCGCTCTCCAAGGTTTGTTTGCACGACGGCTAGCAGTGCTTATCATTTTAATTGTAAAGACCATGAAATACTTACATAGCGGCTTTTGCTCTCTTTTAAATCTGTGGTCACAGGAGCTGTGTCTGATTCGTTTCCACCCAgccacagaggaagaggaggtggcaTATGTGTCTCTCTTCTCTTATTTTAGCAGTAGGAAACGATTCGGTGTGGTGGCTAACAACAACCGCCGCATCAAAGACCTCTATCTCATCCCACTGGGCTCGAAGGACCCATTACCCTCCAAACTTTTACCGTTTGATGGGCCAGGTAAGCATTTTAAAGGCATACACAAATATACCATTGTGTTTACctgtatgtatttgtatttaatgttttcctgttctgttgtgtttctttgtcttcatACATGTGGTGAGTATACTGAGTTGTTGGACTCAGGTTGAAATGAGAGCTGTTTCATTCATAGGTTTGTACTGTAGGGGGCACTCACATTCCTTGTTGAGCCTCCCCTGGAAAACACATATGTGCATGTAATAGTTACTGTGTTCTCTCCTGTGTATCTGACTCTGTATCAAACATTTCTAATAAAGGAAGTTTGCATCGCAGGTTGGTGCCATTTGAGTCCAGTCTCAGCCTGTTGTTTCTTAAGACTTGGCTCGATATAAACAGAACTCAAAATATGTGTAATCAATAAACTTCTATGAGATAACTTGTCAGTTACTTTACATTATGCTATTCATATGATAACATGCTGCACTGCTGGAATTAATCCATAGTATCAATAATATTCTTCAACATCTTCCTGACTGGAGAAACCATACTTTACCTAAACAACCCGTGATTGCACATCATTGACAACAGTACAACCTGGCAATTACAGCTGTGGTAAGAGAAAATGCTGTCCATGTCAGTGTCTCGAACATGAGTACACCAACTACTGACTAGTGTGCCTCAGAAAAGAATATTATACGATGTTTCTCTTTAATTGCTTCAGTGGTTtcagaaaaattaaattatactTCTTCTGTTTGTCAGATGTTTCTGTGAACAGGCACCAGCCCAAATCAAATTTGAATAGGAACTCATTATGGATCTGACTCTGGATCAGCCATaacaatattatattttacCATCTGGTGCAGTCTTACTTGGAGTCTTGTTTTGCCAACTTATTGGTGCAGTCAGTAGATGATTTGGAGTGATTTTACTTTTAGTTAGTGTTGTGGTTTTATCTGTTAGAAACACTTTAATCACAAGCACCACAGGTACAAAAGATAGCACATCTGCAGCTGGTGCTTTTCTATTTTATATAAATGGCAGCATATTTTATATCTGTATAGATTCTCAAAAATATAGACAAGGAAACTTATTGTATTACTCTCTTATTGTATggtataaaagatttatttgttacctgttcttaCTGTATGTATTGTGGAACATGTTTGAAAGTTCTCATTTCATCTGGTGTCAGCTATACTCACGCCTCAGTTGCTACTTGTTTTAGCAGTTGTATGAACAAAGAATGGGTCTATTCTGTGAAAttgcatgtctttgttttttgttgttctctAAAATTCTTGTTGTCAATCTTGTAGGGCTCGAACCAGCTCGTCCCAACCTCCTCTTGGGGCTGCTGATCTgccagaaagacagaaaacgGGCTGGTGCTCCATTAGAACCTGAGGAGAAAAGATCCAAGATTGTTGCTGATGACACTGGCCTTCCAAAGCCATCTCCTTCAGTCAGAGCAGAAAGAAGCTCACGGCAGAGTCTGGAAATCCCTTTTAGCACAACTCCTCCAGGATCACCCCCGTCCAGCTCATCTGAGACTTCAAGTAGCACTGTGACAGCCTCCTCAGTCCTTACATTTTTGTCCACTGTCCGAGCTCCAGCCACAACCACTACCACTGGCAAGGACTCCCCATCTTCAACTAGCTCTGTtgcttcctctgcagcagctgccactCCTCTTCAGACCATCCTTAAAACACTTTTTGGTAAGAAAAAGCATGACTCTGAAGCTTCTAACTCCCCACCTGATCAGGGTGGGGAACTCTCCATCCCGTCCACTACGATGCTAGACCCCATTGTGCAGCAGTTTGCACAGATTTCGAAAGAGAAACcggtggaggaggatgaagatgacCGACCATATGACCCAGAAGAAGAGTATGACCCCAGCAGGGGCTACAGTGCGCCTAAGAAGCCTGTTGAGGTAGTAAGCAAACCTGAGGTTGCCGAGCAACCTGAGGTGAGTGAAGCTGATGATGTGGCATATGACCCAGAGGATGACTCCATCTTTGAAGAGGTCAAAACTTCTGTACCAGGTCAAGCCAAGACTACAACAGAATGTGTTACTGATCCAGAAAAGATACAAGAGGGCCTTAAGCAGGGAGAACAGCATATTTCAACAACAGGGACACCTGGTGCCACACTGACAATTGCAGACACACTCTTAAATCAGCCTACCAAATCCCTTTTGGCCAGTAGTCAGCTACTGCAGCTTGGCAAAAAGGTTGAAGAACTAGTGAAGTCTTCATCAGTTGCTCCCTTAATCAACCAGAAGAGAGATCCCAGACAGAGCAGAGATCCTCGCCAGGCTGTGGCCAGCAAGAACCTGACTGATGACTCCAAGGAGAAAGAGGAGCCTTCTGATCTGTTTGCAGATTCTACCCCTCCTGCACAGTCTGTGGTTCAGGAAACACAGCTGCCTAATGTAGCGGAACTCCCAGACATCTCACAAGCCCCAGAGGCATCACTGCCTCAAGAAGAGGCAAAAAGCGATGAGCTACCTTTCATGGAGTATGACAAGGCTGAGGTGTCAATTCCTTTATTAGGAGAGGAGGTAGAACCTGATATGGAGGTCAGCTACATGGATCAGAAAGAAGTGAAAACTGAGGAAGCTGAGCCTATCAAGATGGAAACCGAGATGGACAAATATAGTATCTGGCCAAATGCTGCCAGTATTTTAAAAGCTGGTGAAGATTCAGAGTATGAAGAGAATAGCAGAGATGCACCAACTACAAGCTATTATGAATCTGAAAACACCTCCACAATAACTTCCACAATCCCAGTACTCACTCAGAGCACAACAATGGTTGACACTCCCCATCACATGCAACATCACATGTCGGCACCAGGTTTTGAGAGCAACTACAGACCTCCAGCTGACATTCCCCCACCGTCTAACTTCCCCCCGCCCCATCCAATGCAGGAACAAAATCTGATTATGAGGCCTCCGCCAATGTCTATGCCACCACCTGTGCAAGGTCTTCCTCCATTGTCAGGGCCACCCCCTACACAGGGACCCCCTCCACCTATTCATGTTCCTCCCCCTGTACGTGGTCCTCCCCCCATGCAAGGTGACAGCAGTCAGCAATATGGCCCACCTCCAGCTGCTTACCCTCCCTATCAGAACCAATGGCCAGGCTCGCaacagcagccgcagcagcagcatcatcttCCTGGACCACCTCCTCAGAATATTATACCGCCCAGAGGACCACCACCTCCACCGCTACCGTTTTCTCCGATGGCCCAGAGAGGCCCTCCTCCTCAAATGTTTGATCCCTCAATTCCCCCACAGCATATAGGACAACAGGTCCCCCCTCCAGGCCTTCCACCCCCTCCTGCTTTTAATGGTCCGAACAGCTTACCTCCACCACGATTCACTGGTCCTCCACCACCTTTTAATTTCCCTGCAAACAGAGGTCCTCCTCCATCTTTCACAGGGCCACCTCCTGGTCACTTTGATAACAGGCTTCCTCCTCCATCCCACTTCCCAGGACCTAGGGGTCCCCCACCATCTCAGTACGGTGACCATGTGGCCCAACCACTAATAGTAGATCAACCTCGAGGCCATGTGGAGCAGTATAACAAAGACACTCCTAATTCTTTCAAGCTAAATATGGATCAGAATCCAAACtctgttcatatttttaaagacaaTCAAGGTCCCTCACCAGGTCCAGTATACAGGGGACCTCCACCTAACCAGTACGAGGACAGGAGAGGCCCACCTTCCAGTGTCGAGGCAAGTGGGCAGCACTTCAGTCCACATAATCAGTATGGGAGCTCCAGACCACAGTCCTCACCACCACATCGAGGATCTTTTGATGAGCCCCGAGGTCTTCCATCTCAGGACAGCAGACCCCACCCATCTCAGCCTTTTGCGGGATCAGAGCGGTACCGTTTTGATAGGCACTCAGATGAGGCTAGACCTGTTCGCCACAGTGGGCCCCTGCTGCCAACTCCTCCAGAGGCTCCGATGGGTCCTCCAAGTCGCATGGGAGGCCTCAGCCCAGACCTGCTCAGGGATGACCTCTGGCGGCGCCGCTCTCCTGAAATTAGGAGGAGAAGTAGCACCACCCGAGAGGACTCAGAAGCTCGCAGCGGAGATCGCTTCAGTCGCTTTGAAGGATTGCACAGAGATTCTGCTCCTGGTTCCCTGCAACCTtctgaggagaaacagagggagtTGTCCGAGGATcgcaggagagaaagagaacgGGAAGTTCCCAACCCCACCAGGCCATCATGGGAAAGAGGGCAGGGGAAGCACTGGAGCCGAGAGCGAGAGTgggacagaggcagagaaagggaaCGGGATAGAGAACGTAGCAGGGAAAGAGAGCGCAGCaaagggagggagggtgagaggCACAGGGACACCGAAAGCGACCGACATAAGGATCAAGAGACAGACAAGAGGAGAGACcgggagagagacagggaaaaaGACAGAGGCAGGGAAAGAGATTCGGATAGGAGGGACTATGACCGTGACAGAGCAAGGAACCGTGACCGACCCGACCGCGAACGAGACAGGAGACGGGACAGATCCAGAAGCAGAGAACGTGACCGTGGGAAAGACCGGGGCAGGgacaaggagagggagagggaaagggagaaggagaaggagaaggagagggacagagacagggagagggagagagacagagacagggacagagacagagataggGAGAGGGACAGGGAGAAGGATAGAGAGAAGGACAGGGACAGGGATAGAGAGAAggacagggacagagagaaggacagGGATAGAGAGAAGGACAGGGataaagagaaggaaagggacagggacagagagaaggaaagggacagggacagggagaaGGACAGGGAGAAGGACAGGGACAGGGAAAGAGACCGGGACAAAGACAGAGATCGTCGGGACAGAAGTAAAAGCcgagaaaagagagaagagaaaaaggacAGTAAACATGACACACCCAAGGAGAGTGATAGAActgcagaaaaagacagaagcaCGTCCTAGTCTCCGTTTCATGGACACTGTATTATGCCTCTGAGAGACTCTTAAATCTTCTGGCAGTTGGAATCCTAACTATAAATGTGGATGAGcagtattttgttaatttttgaGCTGTGTTCCTACTAGAGAAAACATTTGGCAATATTTGTATTCCTTGTCACTTAAAGGTTTCAGAGCTTATCAcctttggaaaaacaaaaaacctgaaGGCCATCTAAGTTGCTTGTGTACAATGTGTATTAAGTAGGCCACTGTGTTCTATTACATGTACCCTTCTCCTGTCAtagcattgttttaaaaaaacaataatgtaacAAAGTAACACACCATTTGTAAATATGAATGTATCTGTGTATATACTGATGTTTTTAATCATACTTTTCTaagtagagaaaataaaagccataTATCTCAGATAGATAATGTGAAAGGTAACACTGTTGACACACAATTGTGTGCTTGTATGTCCAGCAGCTTTGATTTAAAAGCCTCCAACTATCTACAGTATACCCCCCATCATTGTTTTGTTAATGAAATGTCCTGAGTTTGTTTTCAGCTCAACTAATTAAAACTGTTTGAtgacatttgtgtttatctTGCTCTTatatacacttttttttctgtaggtTACAATGAACTAAGAAATGGTTTCACAGTAGTTTGAGGTCTCTTTCCTTTTATATTGGTTCGGTCAAATGAGAGTGAGGATCTATTCTCCAAATTATTGAGATTCATCGATCCTACTTGAAGTTTACAATGGTTTCAGAAAGTATTTATAGACCCACTCATTGTGCATTTTGCATTACGCCTTTGTTTTCAGTTGAATAAAAACTGTCCCTTATGCCCACAAACTTGCACTCAATAACagaatgacaaagtgaaaacatttttattcatcaaaaactgaaaacaaacttaGACATACACAAAAGTATTCAGATTCTTAAGTCATTTGCAGATGGCCAGAAGTTTTAGCTTTCACTTGTCTTTGGTGAGTTTATACAAGCATATAATGTATCATAGTGTGGGTGGGGTCTCAGTACAAGTCAGTGCATCCTTTTTGTGTAAAACATATTCATCCAgttaaattatttgtttatttgacttATTTGTTCAAAaggcaaaaatagaaaaatttCTAGAAGTAAAACATTTGCATACGTAACTTGTTTGATTCTGTGTGTAAAGCACAATGAACAACTGCATTACTGAGGAAATTAGCTTTTTAGGGGTCAGGTCAGTTGACATGTGAAACAGATTCTGCTTTGTGAGGTCAATAATTCTCAACTTTAGTTTCATCTTTACTCTCCCCACTGGAGTTCTGGAGCTCATCTACAACTTAAAATCCTGTCTGTCTTGCCTGCTCTGACCACACCTTCTGTACTGACAGTGGGCACCACACAAACTCATCATTTGGGTTGTAGTTTAAATATGCAAACTTAAGGAGTTTCCTGCGTTGCCTCTTATTGAGTACAGCAAACAGAAAGTAGTTGAGGACACTGTGCTTGACATTTGGAAGATGTCCGTAGACGAGGGTCTCGTTGAGGAAGAACTGCACCAGGGGGCATTGGTAGTGACGGTATCCCAGGGTTCCCAGGCACTTCAGGATCCGGGTGATGCGTAGGCTGTTATGAGTGTGACtgtcaatgaaaaacaaaaaaagttttttaaaaaaaagatagacTACATAGAGGGTTTTGTTACCGTTAGTGTTCTATGTATCAGACAATTCACCTGTTCAGGTTGTTGAATCTGTCTTCCCAGTTTGATGCTTTCTCGACTTTTCCAGTTTTCTCATCACACAACTTGATACCATAAAAGTCCAACATGAGCTTGTAAGACTTCAGCAGATTTTCCATTGCTATGCTGCTTGCAAGAAATTCCTAACAGAAAAGCAGAATTTCTGTCAGtattaataacatttaaaatcttTACTTGGGACATTTTTAACAAGTTTACCTGAATTTCTTCTTTCGTCAGTGTACTGGCCCAGGAGTTCATCCCTGGTTCTCGTAGTGGGAACAACCTTTGAGGAATGATTTTATTAGAAATTTCACAAATAAGAGCTGAACATGTCACGTCACATCACATCACGAGCAGCTTACCACTGAATGAAGGTGTGTACAAACTCCAGTTTGTCATAATCTCCTTTCCATTTATTGTGGAAATCATTTATGTAGACatctgaaatgaacagaaatgtcAAAGCTGATTTCCACTGAAAACCACATCATCACAAACATTTTATAATGTCCAACCAACAGGCCCATGGCTGGTAGTTGAAGTCCTACCATCAGGTACGCAGGGTCTCTTTCCAAGGTAGAAATCCAAATTAGGCTTGTCATTAGACTGAACAGAGGGGTGAGAAATGAATAttacaaccacacacagactAGTTTAATACTTTTCATGTTTGCTCATTTCACAGC
Proteins encoded in this window:
- the LOC113130211 gene encoding death-inducer obliterator 1-like isoform X5, which translates into the protein MEENVSPELSLAPKPEQSQDPMDSCSQGVAEGDSKQKEQLQTDSENVAKETLEDQDKSAKTSSEVKKTWGFRRSTVLKREMPVEAATNSPENRCPVRRSGRQSKRTDKLEEFLLTAKRGSRKSAPPTLESGDPPSQTPTDVETASEASFDGNADTKPVEDKVESPERRTRSGTRKQTQRKTRGGRQTRGGGATVKDDGSSENEEDSRDAAKKDELYDNHEKKKDEKSYPNPEDGGNSSKSQPQPELDCEKTVTEEKDEHEDTNDKVDKESDEDSADKPATMLVKRGPVRTYINKKKAANKNTAAAKSPTPANKSVTPVKRETKPKVAQTAGKTRKTQKQEDDDDDDDDDDDDDENVSSTSSSSSSSESDDGGYDPNALYCICRQKHNKRFMICCDRCEEWFHGDCVGITEARGRLMERNGEDYICPNCTAKKNQVVRPATSVLSTSTEFGKAKIDAVLLTSAVTSTATVEKSNTSGGDSSALVAAPPSSAYSGTEEKAAEDLGIKGRIEKATNPTGKKKIKIFQPATQQPAEPKADQKAAPTAEQKALADTDQKVASNVEVQTTAVVEIPAENMGQNAEESSLPKCIGPGCDNNAQPDSVYCGNDCILRHAAAAMKSITDVKEPKQKDKAKAQKTKSTPKRSAAGGKKIQKSREESDSEEDCSPDPDEDDEDEHAEEQPPPPATASWSSDHNYIAVTPEKTTSISPTVLNKKSPPKEEKKSEKEQKEKEPAPAPEKPSPVSATPIKGNKKSSTTKAAKSSPKGKKSSLHTNSSKVSKKPVVPPTKTATKSKKPGPPPALSPFPPGPIHVTGALRVTKSNFTIPKKQPQQKDSPSHSQSSSSPRVPSTPVSSSPSSHSSSSRSSHPSASAPPMPPPPNNQMRQNIRRSLTDILYKRVSDSDDLKMSESEVGRLAVAIEKEMFNLCLSTDSKYKNKYRSLMFNLKDPKNKGLFYRVIGGEVSPFRLVRLSAEELLSKEISEWRKPESSEAQSSVTRTHSGPSRLGNRHDSGSQSMDMEDAPPTSDADVCISATTSSTRMASAAEQDESGSTPSVQSSAAEGNSGSNMPDIFSSMLKDTTSEHRTHLFDLNCKICTGQKTEDEPAAKKAKLTKKPDSKPPRQELHASRSGDTSPIGQPQVPMAYPHQDPLVYQNPTTPLYQSNMELAVSESQPQLYQEDVSMLAPPAQAPAPVAPTVSSVSITRRDPRMARHSSGVNVTYTGPEKPTNSAAEPLSTPASAPVEVGAKVPLPMPPAPPATVAVSKSAKASTSEPVLEGETAIFLHGQEKIWKGFINMQTVAKFVTKAYLVSGSFEHLKEDLPDTIHIGGRISPSTVWDYVGKLKTSLSKELCLIRFHPATEEEEVAYVSLFSYFSSRKRFGVVANNNRRIKDLYLIPLGSKDPLPSKLLPFDGPGLEPARPNLLLGLLICQKDRKRAGAPLEPEEKRSKIVADDTGLPKPSPSVRAERSSRQSLEIPFSTTPPGSPPSSSSETSSSTVTASSVLTFLSTVRAPATTTTTGKDSPSSTSSVASSAAAATPLQTILKTLFGKKKHDSEASNSPPDQGGELSIPSTTMLDPIVQQFAQISKEKPVEEDEDDRPYDPEEEYDPSRGYSAPKKPVEVVSKPEVAEQPEVSEADDVAYDPEDDSIFEEVKTSVPGQAKTTTECVTDPEKIQEGLKQGEQHISTTGTPGATLTIADTLLNQPTKSLLASSQLLQLGKKVEELVKSSSVAPLINQKRDPRQSRDPRQAVASKNLTDDSKEKEEPSDLFADSTPPAQSVVQETQLPNVAELPDISQAPEASLPQEEAKSDELPFMEYDKAEVSIPLLGEEVEPDMEVSYMDQKEVKTEEAEPIKMETEMDKYSIWPNAASILKAGEDSEYEENSRDAPTTSYYESENTSTITSTIPVLTQSTTMVDTPHHMQHHMSAPGFESNYRPPADIPPPSNFPPPHPMQEQNLIMRPPPMSMPPPVQGLPPLSGPPPTQGPPPPIHVPPPVRGPPPMQGDSSQQYGPPPAAYPPYQNQWPGSQQQPQQQHHLPGPPPQNIIPPRGPPPPPLPFSPMAQRGPPPQMFDPSIPPQHIGQQVPPPGLPPPPAFNGPNSLPPPRFTGPPPPFNFPANRGPPPSFTGPPPGHFDNRLPPPSHFPGPRGPPPSQYGDHVAQPLIVDQPRGHVEQYNKDTPNSFKLNMDQNPNSVHIFKDNQGPSPGPVYRGPPPNQYEDRRGPPSSVEASGQHFSPHNQYGSSRPQSSPPHRGSFDEPRGLPSQDSRPHPSQPFAGSERYRFDRHSDEARPVRHSGPLLPTPPEAPMGPPSRMGGLSPDLLRDDLWRRRSPEIRRRSSTTREDSEARSGDRFSRFEGLHRDSAPGSLQPSEEKQRELSEDRRREREREVPNPTRPSWERGQGKHWSREREWDRGRERERDRERSRERERSKGREGERHRDTESDRHKDQETDKRRDRERDREKDRGRERDSDRRDYDRDRARNRDRPDRERDRRRDRSRSRERDRGKDRGRDKEREREREKEKEKERDRDRERERDRDRDRDRDRERDREKDREKDRDRDREKDRDREKDRDREKDRDKEKERDRDREKERDRDREKDREKDRDRERDRDKDRDRRDRSKSREKREEKKDSKHDTPKESDRTAEKDRSTS